From the genome of Vicia villosa cultivar HV-30 ecotype Madison, WI linkage group LG2, Vvil1.0, whole genome shotgun sequence, one region includes:
- the LOC131651396 gene encoding putative F-box protein At1g67623 — MSSSEIKLEKKSNKSEDVSSSSIQSLPRDLLRDVIINVGSQSFVDLHKIKVCCKDFLEVAQESENIESLYREGLLKYFNYSNGNIDGLESLKIAAQKGHKEAIYVYGMILLCSEDHDSRKMGIEHMRFLRKSKCIMSSRRNVQNFIDSLWKNDGMLVRNQTPICNSQGMCHGWRVKDGRWSLLDDEDDDTKLCENCRWDYELDFFYKLLNVH; from the exons ATGTCATCATCAGAAATAAAATTAGAGAAGAAAAGTAATAAGAGTGAAGATGTGTCATCTTCCTCCATACAATCACTTCCAAGAGACTTACTACGTGACGTGATTATAAATGTAGGCTCTCAGTCTTTCGTTGATCTTCACAAAATAAAAGTATGTTGCAAAGACTTTCTCGAAGTTGCACAAGAAAG TGAAAATATTGAGAGCTTGTATAGAGAGGGATTACTTAAGTACTTTAATTATTCGAATGGAAATATTGACGGTCTTGAGAGCTTAAAGATTGCAGCTCAAAAAGGTCATAAGGAAGCGATATATGTATATGGAATGATTTTATTGTGTTCTGAAGATCACGACTCAAGAAAAATGGGAATTGAACATATGCGTTTTTTGAGAAAGTCGAAGTGTATTATGAGTTCAAGAAGGAATGTACAAAACTTCATAGACTCTTTGTGGAAAAATGATGGCATGCTGGTGCGCAATCAAACTCCCATATGCAACTCTCAGGGTATGTGTCATGGTTGGAGAGTCAAAGATGGTCGATGGTCTTTATTGGATGATGAAGACGATGATACAAAATTGTGTGAAAATTGTAGATGGGATTATGAATtagatttcttttataaattattGAATGTTCATTAG
- the LOC131651394 gene encoding uncharacterized protein LOC131651394 has protein sequence MAGVVPTEMSANSPRRTAQFARNAQGGANTEMKTGILQLVYANPFTGMDHEDPFAHLTKFYEIAGSTGVDAVNEESLFKRLFPHSLIGKAKEWYLDQLPNVMTDWNLLEEKFLERYFPQSRFMEAKTAIAVFNQGSNESLNEAWERFKSMLRKCKGYQRQPPPHNNPYQRNNQGFHPSRFSNQHYQHQSPYQSSNPQGQGQQSQGGSSKLEDTLTQFMQASMANQRSNEAAIKNLENQVGQLAKQLSEQQPGAYFSANTQTNPKEHCKAIITRSGKEVNSGVNEEFIVEDEEEVIVEDEEEEVIVENEGEKSEEKIEEELAEKERKEKEEREKNDKKVKRNKKRNENMLTKKKKYTNEETIVLDAHCSAIIQKTPPRKEADPGRVILPITIRGNYISNGLVDLGSSINLIPLSVVKRLGNIEMKHTRITLQLADKSIISPYGVVQDMLVKVDKFLFPVDFVVVDMEEDRDVPLILGRPFMKTTRMMIDVDDGIMKVRVQDKEVIFTLFESMKPPKDEHDNFRIDDEKGEIIEVENQFHKEKDKANHEGKTHHKNFKVGQMVLVCNSRLKVFPSKLKSKWSGPFVVKEVRNYGAIVVEDPKTQERWTVKEQRLKVYHDG, from the exons ATGGCGGGTGTTGTTCCAACCGAAATGTCCGCCAATAGTCCAAGACGCACCGCCCAATTTGCACGCAATGCTCAAGGTGGAGCAAATACGGAGATGAAGACCGGAATCCTCCAACTTGTTTATGCAAATCCATTCACCGGAATGGATCATGAGGATCCTTTCGCACATCTCACCAAATTTTACGAGATTGCGGGTTCAACAGGGGTTGATGCGGTGAATGAAGAATCATTGTTCAAGAGGCTATTTCCACATTCATTAATTGGGAAAGCTaaagaatggtatcttgatcaattaccaaatgtgatgacggATTGGAATCTATTGGAAGAGAAGTTTTTAGAACGATATTTTCCTCAATCCCGATTCATGGAGGCCAAAACGGCAATCGCGGTGTTCAACCAAGGAAGCAACGAATCTCTTAATGAAGCGTGGGAAAGATTCAAATCCATGCTTAGAAAATGCAAGG gttatcaaaggcaacctccacctCACAACAATCCTTACCAAAGAAACAACCAAGGATTCCATCCTTCAAGATTCAGCAATCAACACTATCAACATCAAAGTCCTTATCAAAGTTCAAATCCACAAGGCCAAGGTCAACAATCTCAAGGTGGAAGCTCAAAATTGGAAGACACTCTTacacaattcatgcaagcatccatGGCTAACCAAAGGAGCAATGAAGCGGCCATAAAGAATTTAGAAAATCAAGTGGGCCAACTTGCAAAGCAATTGTCCGAGCAACAACCGGGAGCATATTTTTCCGCCAACACCCAAACCAATccaaaggagcattgcaaagccatTATTACAAGAAGTGGGAAAGAGGTGAATAGTGGTGTAAATGAAGAGTTTATAGTGGAAGATGAGGAGGAAGTAatagttgaagatgaagaggaggaAGTGATAGTTGAAAATGAGGGAGAAAAGAGTGAGGAGAAAATTGAGGAAGAATTAGCTGAAAAAGagcggaaagaaaaagaagaaagagagaagaatGACAAAAAGGTGAAGAGGAATAAAAAGAGAAATGAGAAC atgctcacaaagaaaaagaagtacaCGAATGAAGAGACAATTGTGCTTGATGCTCATTGTAGTGCAATTATTCAAAAAACTCCCCCAAGAAAGGAAGCCGATCCGGGACGAGTCATTTTACCGATCACCATTAGAGGTAACTACATTAGTAATGGTTTGGTTGATTTGGGGTCTAGCATCAATTTAATACCTTTATCCGTTGTCAAGAGATTGGGGAACATTGAGATGAAACACACCAGGATAACTTTGCAACTAGCCGATAAGTCTATCATTTCACCATATGGAGTTGTACAAGACATGCTGGTAAAGGTGGACAAATTTTTGTTCCCGGTTGATTTTGTGGTAGTCGACATGGAGGAGGATCGTGATGTGCCATTAatacttggaagaccattcatgaagaccacccgaatgatgattgatgtCGATGATGGGATTATGAAAGTAAGGGTGCAAGATAAAGAGGTAATTTTTACTCTTTTTGAGTCTATGAAGCCTCCTAAGGATGAGCATGACAACTTCCGAATCGATGATGAAAAAGGAGAAATCATTGAGGTGGAGAATCAATTTCACAAGGAAAAGGACAAGGCAAATCATGAGGGAAAGACTCATCACAAAAACTTTAAAGTTGGACAAATGGTGCTTGTGTGCAATTCAAGACTCAAGGTGTTTCCTAGCAAGTTAAAGTCAAAGTGGTCGGGGCCATTTGTTGTGAAAGAGGTGCGAAATTATGGAGCCATTGTGGTGGAGGACCCTAAAACACAAGAAAGATGGACTGTAAAGGAACAAAGACTCAAAGTCTACCACGATGGATAA